A genome region from Falco biarmicus isolate bFalBia1 chromosome 11, bFalBia1.pri, whole genome shotgun sequence includes the following:
- the HECTD3 gene encoding E3 ubiquitin-protein ligase HECTD3 gives MRAGGEAPHQVLGRLRFLLQCSECFRRARALPAALCYVPREVQYKICKDPAAAAAAAARSLLSVWDSPGPARGGKRAARATIEVRKGGCLRATGEEYCNGAGLWVKLSKEQLEEYRSGCELEEGWVLVCKHADGGDRLVPVESTERIQRQQQLFGVDYKPVIRWEQVVDLTYSLRLGAKPKPMEQDEAAVEKLRFVPPTWTYECDEDLVHFLYDHIGKEDENLGSVKQYVDSIDVSSYTEDFNVSCLTDSHADTYWESDGSQGQHWVRLNMKKGTIVKKLLLTVDTTDENFMPKRVAVYGGEGDNLKKLNDVGIDESYIGDVCVLEDMTTHLPVIEIRIVECRDDGIDVRLRGIKIKSSRQRDLGLSADMFQLPNLVRYPRLEGTDPDLLYRRAVLIQRFIKLLDSVLHHLVPAWDHTVGTFSKLKHIKQFLLLSKRRTALITQCLKDSETSKPNFMPRLYINRRLAMEHRDNPALDPSCKNAVFTQVYEGLKPSDKFEKPLDYRWPLRYDQWWECKFIAEGIIDQGGGFRDSLADMSEELCPSSADTPVPLPFFVRTSNQGNGTGEARDMYVPNPSCRDFAKYEWIGQIMGAALRGKEFLVLALPGFVWKQLTGEEVSWSKDFPAVDSVLVKLLEVMEVMDKDTFEFKFGNELTYTTVLSDQRMVELIPNGSSTVVCYEDRKEFIRLVQKARLEESKEQIMAMQAGLLKVVPQAVLDLLTWQELEKKVCGDPEVTVDALKKLTRFEDFEPLDTRVQYFWEALNNFTNEDRSRFLRFVTGRSRLPARIYIYPDKMGSETTDALPESSTCSSTLFLPNYATAKVCEEKLRYAAYNCVAIDTDMSPWEE, from the exons ATGCGTGCGGGCGGGGAGGCGCCGCACCAGGTGCTGGGCCGGCTGCGGttcctgctgcagtgcagcGAGTGCTTCCGCCGCGCCcgggcgctgcccgccgcgctCTGCTACGTGCCGCGGGAGGTGCAGTACAAGATCTGCAAGgaccccgccgccgccgccgccgccgccgcccgcagccTGCTCAGCGTCTGGGACAGCCCGgggccggcgcggggcggcAAGCGGGCGGCGCGGGCCACCATCGAGGTGCGGAAGGGCGGCTGCCTCCGCGCCACCGGCGAGGAGTACTGCAACGGCGCCGGGCTCTGGGTCAAGCTCAGCAAG gagcagctggaggagtaCCGGAGCGGCTGCGAGCTGGAggagggctgggtgctggtgtGCAAGCACGCCGACGGCGGGGACCGCCTGGTGCCAGTGGAGTCCACGGAGCGCAtccagcggcagcagcagctcttcgGGGTGGACTACAAACCCGTCATCAG ATGGGAGCAGGTGGTGGATCTGACGTACTCGCTGCGCCTCGGAGCGAAGCCCAAGCCCATGGAGCAGGATGAGGCCGCAGTAGAGAAGCTTCG GTTTGTGCCCCCAACATGGACTTATGAGTGTGACGAAGACCTGGTGCATTTCCTCTATGATCACATTGGGAAGGAGGATGAGAACTTGGGCAGTGTCAAGCAGTACGTGGACAGCATCGATGTCTCGTCTTACACG GAGGACTTCAATGTGTCATGCTTGACCGACAGCCACGCCGACACGTACTGGGAGAGTGACGGGTCCCAGGGCCAGCACTGGGTGCGGCTCAACATGAAGAAAGGCACCATTGTCAA GAAGCTCCTGCTGACGGTGGATACCACCGATGAGAACTTCATGCCCAAGCGGGTCGCTGTGTACGGGGGCGAGGGGGACAATCTGAAGAAACTGAACGACGTTGGCATCGATGA gaGCTACATTGGGGATGTGTGCGTCCTTGAGGACATGACAACACACCTGCCTGTCATTGAGATCCGGATTGTGGAGTGCAGAG ATGATGGGATTGATGTTCGCCTCCGAGGCATCAAAATCAAATCCTCCCGACAGAGGGACTTGGGGCTCAGTGCTGACATGTTCCAGCTGCCCAATTTAGTGCGCTACCCTCGCCTAGAAGGGACAGACCCTGATCTGCTATACCGACGGGCCGTGCTTATTCAAAG GTTCATCAAGCTCCTGGACAGTGTCCTGCATCACTTGGTGCCAGCCTGGGACCACACTGTTGGCACGTTCAGCAAACTCAAG CATATCAAGCAGTTCTTGTTGCTGTCCAAGAGGCGCACAGCTCTCATTACCCAGTGTCTGAAGGACTCGGAGACCAGCAAGCCCAATTTCATGCCACGGCTCTATATTAACCGACGCCTGGCTATGGAGCACAGAGACAATCCTGCCCTGGACCCCAGCTGCAAGAACGCTGTCTTCACCCAG GTGTATGAAGGCCTGAAGCCCTCGGACAAGTTTGAAAAGCCTCTAGATTATAG GTGGCCGTTACGTTATGACCAGTGGTGGGAGTGCAAATTCATCGCGGAGGGCATCATCGACCAAG GTGGCGGTTTTCGGGACAGCCTGGCAGACATGTCGGAAGAGCTgtgtcccagctcagcagacACCCCCGTGCCTCTGCCCTTCTTTGTGCGCACGTCCAACCAG GGTAATGGCACTGGAGAAGCCAGGGACATGTACGTCCCCAACCCCTCCTGTAGAGACTTCGCAAAGTACGAGTGGATTGGGCAGATCAtgggagcagctctgagggGCAAGGAGTTTCTG GTCCTGGCTCTTCCTGGCTTCGTCTGGAAACAATTAACAGGGGAGGAGGTCAGCTGGAGCAAAGACTTTCCTGCTGTGGACTCTGTGCTG GTGAAGCTCCTAGAGGTGATGGAAGTTATGGACAAAGACACTTTTGAGTTCAAATTTGGGAATGAGCTGACCTACACAACGGTACTGAGTGACCAGCGGATGGTGGAGCTGATCCCCAATGGCAGTAGCACCGTGGTGTGCTATGAGGACCGCAAGGAGTTCATCCGCCTGGTACAGAAGGCTCGGCTGGAGGAGAGCAAGGAGCAG ATCATGGCCAtgcaggctgggctgctgaAGGTGGTGCCCCAAGCTGTTCTTGACCTCCTCacctggcaggagctggaaaaaaaggtcTGTGGGGACCCTGAAGTCACAGTTGATGCCCTGAAGAAGCTCA CTCGGTTTGAGGACTTTGAGCCACTGGACACCCGTGTTCAGTACTTCTGGGAAGCACTCAACAACTTCACCAATG aGGATCGCAGCCGCTTCCTCAGATTTGTCACTGGCAGAAGCCGCCTTCCAGCACGAATCTACATCTATCCAGACAAGATGGG CTCTGAGACAACAGATGCTTTGCCAGAGtcatccacctgctccagcaccctcTTCTTGCCCAACTATGCCAC AGCCAAGGTATGCGAAGAGAAGTTGCGCTATGCTGCCTATAACTGCGTGGCCATTGACACAGATATGAGTCCGTGGGAAGAGTGA
- the UROD gene encoding uroporphyrinogen decarboxylase, with protein sequence MAAPGEADVGQDGGARAEYGGARSRARWRRVEGAGQNGGVRRGGATARWRRRRGGAGRVGRQRRAGQRRRSMEGGERLLPKGFPKLKNDTFLRAARGEETEYTPVWCMRQAGRYLPEFRETRAAQDFFATCRSPKLCCELTLQPLRRFPLDAAIIFSDILVVPQALGMEVVMVPGKGPTFTEPLKEVEDLLKLRQKVDVTAELGYVFQAITLTRHRLEGKVPLIGFSGAPWTLMSYMIEGGGSTTMAKAKSWLYRHPEASHRLLRLLADVITDYLLGQVAAGAQALQLFESHAGHLGPEQFQEFALPYIRDIAQAVKRKLKEAALPLVPMIIFAKDAHYALHDLARAGYEVVGLDWTIRPQEARAQAGKDVTLQGNLDPCALYAPKEKIGELVKKMLEGFGTQRYIANLGHGLYPDMSPEHVGAFVEAVHAHSCHINKHS encoded by the exons ATGGCGGCGCCCGGTGAGGCGGACGTAGGGCAAGATGGCGGCGCCCGTGCGGAGTACGGAGGAGCGCGGAGCAGGGCAAGATGGCGGCGCGTGGAGGGGGCGGGGCAAAATGGCGGCGTACGGAGAGGCGGGGCCACGGCAAGATGGcggcgccggcggggcggggcgggccgtgTCGGGAGGCAACGGAGGGCTGGGCAGCGGCGCAGGAGCATGGAGGGCGGTGAGCGGCTCCT CCCCAAAGGCTTCCCCAAGCTGAAGAATGACACGTTCCTGCGAGCGGCGCGCGGGGAGGAGACGGAGTACACCCCGGTGTGGTGCATGCGGCAGGCAGGGCGCTACCTGCCCG AGTTTCGGGAGACCCGGGCGGCACAGGATTTCTTTGCCACTTGCCGGAGCCCCAAACTGTGCTGTGAGCTGACCCTGCAG CCGCTCAGACGATTCCCCCTGGATGCTGCTATCATCTTCTCTGACATCTTGGTGGTGCCCCAG GCACTGGGCATGGAGGTTGTCATGGTCCCTGGCAAAGGACCCACATTCACAGAGCCTCTAAAGGAGGTGGAGGATCTGCTGAAACTGCGACAGAAGGTGGATGTGACTGCAGAGCTCGGTTACGTCTTCCAGGCCATCACGCTGACACGACACCGCCTGGAGGGCAAGGTGCCCCTCATCGGCTTCTCCGGGGCACCT TGGACGCTCATGTCCTACATGATTGAAGGTGGTGGTTCTACTACAATGGCCAAGGCCAAGAGCTGGCTCTATCGTCACCCCGAGGCAAGCCACCGACTGCTGCGACTGCTGGCTGATGTCATCACTGACTACCTGTTGGGGCAGGTGGCTGCTGGAGCGCAG GCGCTCCAGCTGTTTGAGTCCCATGCTGGGCACCTGGGGCCGGAGCAGTTTCAGGAATTTGCCCTGCCTTACATCCGAGACATCGCCCAAGCTGTCAagaggaagctgaaggaagCGGCGCTGCCCCTGGTGCCCATG ATCATCTTCGCAAAGGATGCGCACTATGCACTGCACGACCTGGCCCGTGCTGGTTACGAGGTGGTTGGCCTTGACTGGACCATCCGGCCCCAGGAGGCTCG tgCACAGGCAGGGAAAGATGTCACCCTGCAAGGGAACCTGGATCCCTGCGCACTCTATGCACCCAAG GAGAAGATCGGCGAGCTGGTGAAGAAGATGCTGGAGGGTTTCGGCACGCAACGCTATATCGCCAACCTGGGCCACGGCCTGTACCCTGACATGAGCCCCGAGCACGTGGGTGCCTTTGTGGAGGCCGTGCATGCTCATTCCTGCCACATCAacaagcacagctga